Genomic DNA from Setaria italica strain Yugu1 chromosome V, Setaria_italica_v2.0, whole genome shotgun sequence:
GCAGCGCCGCCTCACAGTGCGGCGGAGAAGTTTACTCTCCGGAACCTGTCGCGCCTCACCGGTGACTTCgcggaggagaagaagataGGGAGCGGCAGCTTCGGGTCGGTGTACAGCGCCAAGCTCCTCGACGGGCGCGAGTTCGCCATCAAGCGTGCCGAGCGTGGCACTGGCGGCGGTTCGACGCGGAGCGCGTGTTCCGAGCGTAGCTCCGGCTGCTGTCGCACTTGAACCACCGGGACCTGGTGCAGCTGCTAGGCTTCTGCGAGGAGCACGGCGAGCGCATCCTGGTATTCAAGTTCATGCCCCACGATGCGCTCCAGGACCACCTCCATGGCGGTGCCACCAACGGCTCACTGCTGTTCGCatcgtgggaggcgcggctccGGGTGGCGCTGGACGCGGCGCGCGACGTGGAGTACCTGCATTGCTACGCCGTGCCGGCCATCATCCACCGTGATGTGAAGCCGtccaacatcctcctcgacgacgacTGGACAGTCAAGGTCTCCGACTTCGGCCTCTCCCTTGCCAgtggcggcgcggtggcggtcGCCGTCGCCTCGTCCTCCGTCACCGCCGGCACCATCGGGTACATCGACCCAGAGTACTACCCGAGCGGAGCGACGTGTGGCCTAGTCCGTCCTTTGCATGGTGGTGTTGGTAGCCACGCAGCAGGTTTGCGGCGGCGAGCCGCTGACGGCCATGGCGAGCAGCTCCTCTGCTGCACTTCGCAGTGCGGCGGTGGTCGCGGTAGCACTCGCTCCTGCGGCGTGGTCCTAGACCGGGCCCTGTTCTGTCCTTTTCGTCCGGTGGCAGCGCGTCTCGGCCTGGTCGACGACGCGCAGCGGCTCTTCAGCGCCACCGATGCGCTGGACGGCGGCCTCGTCACGTGGAACACCATGGTTAGCCCTCGGGTTCAGAGCGGCCACTTTGACGAGGTTGTCGAGGTGCTCTACGATATGACGTGGAACACCATGATATGTATACAGTCATACttaaaaaaatttcatatttagttatccaaataaaatatggaatttgattcatggagaagaa
This window encodes:
- the LOC101779242 gene encoding putative serine/threonine-protein kinase-like protein CCR3 — its product is MVVVEVAAMVAAPPHSAAEKFTLRNLSRLTGDFAEEKKIGSGSFGSVYSAKLLDGREFAIKRAERGFCEEHGERILVFKFMPHDALQDHLHGGATNGSLLFASWEARLRVALDAARDVEYLHCYAVPAIIHRDVKPSNILLDDDWTVKVSDFGLSLASGGAVAVAVASSSVTAGTIGYIDPEYYPSGATCGLVRPLHGGVGSHAAGLRRRAADGHGEQLLCCTSQCGGGRGSTRSCGVVLDRALFCPFRPVAARLGLVDDAQRLFSATDALDGGLVTWNTMVSPRVQSGHFDEVVEVLYDMTWNTMICLYGSAQKLVLTKPNYLFRPIWLRLTM